In a single window of the Nicotiana tomentosiformis chromosome 8, ASM39032v3, whole genome shotgun sequence genome:
- the LOC138897330 gene encoding uncharacterized protein, with protein MKTKDEVLRIFLKWKAMIEIQIGRKIKCLRTDNGGEYKNDLYHKICEDDGILRHFTVRNTPQQNGVAERINRALLEKVQYKVTVEDVKQTNGASKQVEFEGKLIFPIQGENEETIEDFSLEEESVEGEILTQEPQQQLESIATSKPKRTIKKLVRFIETVACAASIVADGVPTTYKDAVQSSEEDK; from the exons atgaaaaccaaagatgaggtgctgagaatttttctcaaatggaaggcgATGATAGAGATTCAAATAGGTAGAAAGATAAAGTGTCTTCGCACAGAtaacggtggagaatacaaaaatgatctttaccataaaatttgtgaagatgatggcattttgagacatttcaccgtcagaaatacaccacaacagaatggagtggcagaacgcatTAACCGGGCTTTGCTGGAGAAGGTTCAGT ataaggtgacagttgaagatgtcaaacaaactaacggtgcttcaaagcaggtggagtttgagggaaaattaattttcccaaTACAGGGAGAAAACGAGGAAACGATAGAAGATTTTTCCCTGGAAGAAGAGTCAGTGGAAGGGGAGATCCTAACTCAGGAACcccaacaacaacttgaatcaatagcaaccagcaagccaaaaagaacaataaagaaacTTGTTCGTTTCATAGAGACGGTGGCTTGCGcagcctcaattgtagctgatggtgttcctaccacttataaagacgcagtccaaagttcagaagaagataagtag